ACGAGGTCCTGGTCGTACTTGATGCCGCGCTGGCCGTTGAGGTCGATGTGGTAGAGCTTGCCGTGCCACAGCGCCTGGGCGATGCCCGCCTGGAAGTTCAGGCCCGCCATCTGCTCGTGGCCGACCTCCGGGTTCAGGCCCACGAGCTCGGGGTGGTCGAGCTCGTTGATGAACGCGAGCGCGTGGCCGACGGTCGGCAGCAGGATGTCGCCGCGGGGCTCGTTGGGCTTCGGCTCGATCGCGAAGCGGATGTCGTAGCCCTTGTCCAGGACGTACTGACCGAGGAAGTTGAAGGCCTCCTTGTAGCGCTCGAGCGCGACGCGGACGTCCTTGGCCGAGTCGTACTCGGCACCCTCCCGGCCGCCCCACGCGACGTACGTCTGCGCGCCGAGTTCGGCGGCGAGGTCGAGGTTGCGCAGCAGCTTGCGCAGCGCGAAGCGACGGACGTCGCGGTCGTTCGACGTCAGGCCGCCGTCCTTGAACACCGGGGCGCTGAAGAGATTGGTCGTCGCCATCGGGACGACGAGCCCCGTGTCGGACAGCGCCTGCTTCAGGCGGTCGATCTGCGTCTGGCGCTCGGCGTCCGTCGAGCCGAAGGCGAACAGATCGTCGTCGTGGAACGTCAGGCCGTAGGCGCCGAGCTCGGCGAGCTTCTCGACCGCGTGCACCACGTCGAGCGCGGGGCGGGTCGGGCCGCCGAACGGGTCGGCGCCGGTGTAGCCGATGGTCCAGAGGCCGAAGGAGAACTTGTCGTCCTTGGTGGGCGTGAGCGACATGGTGTGCAGACCCGCTTTCAGCGTCGTCGGTGAATTGTTGCGGTAGCGAACATATCATCCGTCGACGTGGCCCGCAACGCGACACGAGCGACCCGCGCGGCCGCGTCCCGCTAACGTCGAGCCATGTCCCCGAGCACATCGCCCGCCGCGCCCGCGCACGTCCGCCGCGCGCACGGCACGGGGCTCGTCGCGGCGCTCACGTTCGACGACGGCCCCGACCCGCGCGCGACCCCGCGGCTGCTCGATCTGCTGCGCGCGCACGGAATCCGCGCGGTGTTCGCGGTCGTGGGGGAGTGCATCCTGCGACCGGGCGGCGCGGACCTCCTGCGGCGCACGGTCGCCGAGGGGCACGTGCTGTGCAATCACTCGACGTCCTTCGCCGACATGGGCGACTGGGCGGCCGATCGCGTGCGCGCCGATCTGCAGGAGAACCTGCGTCTCATCCGCGAGGTCGTCGGCCCCGTGCCCGTCCCGTTCTGGCGCGCGCCGAACGGCAGCTGGGGCGTGACCGCCGAGGTGGGGGCGGACCTGGGCATGCGCCCGCTCGCCGTGACCAACACGATCCGCGACTGGGAGACGCAGGACGTCGGGGTCCTCACGGCGCGCCTGCGCGAGGCGATGCGGCCCGGAGAGCTGGTGCTCGCGCACGACGGCGGCGGCGACCGGAGCGGCACGGTCGCGGCGGTCGAGATCGTCCTCGCCGAGCGCCTGGCCGCCGGATGGCGCTTCACGCTTCCCGTCGGCTGCTGATCAGCCGAGCAGCAGGTACAGCGCCCCGGCGATCGTCAGCACGATCACGATGCGCTCGAACGTGCGCTGATCCATCCTGTCCAGAAGCGCGCGCCCGATGAAGGCGCCGGCCACGACGCCCGGCACGAGCAGCAGATCCATCAGGACCGTCGGGACGTCGATGATGCCGAGCCCGATCGAGAACGGCAGCTTCGCGAGGTTGATGCCCGCGAAGAACCACGCGGTCGTGCCCAGGAACGCCCGCATGGGGAACTTCGCCGCGAGGAAGTACATGGTCATGACCGGGCCGCCCGCGTTCGCCACCATCGTGGTGAACCCGCCGAGCGTGCCGTAGGCGGCGGCTGCGATCCGGCCGGTCTGCGCCTCCTCGGCCGCGGCTCGCCGTCGTCGCCACAGCGTCACGCCGATCACGAGCAGCAGGATCGCGCCGATCACGCGGCGCGTGCCCGTGTCCGAGGCGAAGGCGAGGAACACCGACCCCAGGACGAGGCCCGCCAGCACGGCGGGGATGAGCGGCAGCAGGGCGCGCAGGCGGGCGTGGCGGCGGTGCACCCAGAGCGCGAACGCGTCGCCCACGATCAGCAGCAGGAGCAGCGCTCCCGTCGAGGCCCGTGCCGGAAGGACCGCCGCGAACAGCGCGATGGCGAGCGTGTTGACTCCGGGCAGCGCGGTCTTCGACACCCCGACCGCGACCGCGCCGACCGCGAGCGCGCTCCACGCCAAGGCGGACAGTTCGGGCATCCGCCCAGGCTATCGGGGGTCAGATCGTGACATCGCGGGAGACGTCGCCCGCCGAGACCCGGTAGTCGCCCTTCCATCCCTCGATGCGCACGCGACCCTCGGCGTCGGTGCGCAGCGTGCTCGGCGCCAGCCACCACTCGCCGCGGATGAGCGCGTGCAGGCGGTCGTAGGCGGGCTTCCGGCTCCCGTCCGCACGCAGCAGCCCGATCGGGGCTCCGAGCCATGCTCCGGCATCCGTGATGCCCCAGTAGGTGATCGCCTCGACCGCGGGATGCCCCGCCAGCGTGCGATAGAGCCGCTCGATCTCGTCGGCCTGCCGCTCCTCGCCCTCGGGCGTCGAGGGCCAGGAGTCGACCACGAAGTCGTTCAGATCCTCGATCTCGGGCGGCATCAGGTCTCCCGACACGAGGCTCGTCTCGGTGAAGTGCAGGGGCAGACCGAAGCGCGCGAAGCGATCCGCGATCTCCAGGAGCTGCTCCTCGCCGCGGAACCCCTGGTGCATGTGCGTCTGGAGGCCGATCGCGTCGATGCGGACGCCGGCATCCAGCGCGTCGGCGATCACGCGCTCGTAGCGCTCCGACAGGTCGAAGTCGTTGATCAGCAGCGTCGCATCCGGGTTCGCCGCCCGGGCGGTGTCGAACGCGAGCCGCACAATGCCCGTACGGCCGAGCTCGCGGGCGAGGCGGGACACGGCGTTGGGCACGCCGTCCGGCTCGTTGACGAAGTCCGGCATGATCGCCACCTCGTTGATGGCGTCCCACGTGTCGACAAGGCCCGCGAAGTCGGTCGCCTCGCGGGCGATCCGCGCGCGCACCACGCGCTCCACCTCGTCCGAGGGCAGTGCGTCGAGCCAGGTGGCCTTGACCGTGTGCCACACGAGCGGGTGGCCCTTCACGCGCACGCCGCGCTCGGTGAACCAGCGGGCGGCGGCGAGCAGACGGGCGGTGCGCGGGTGACCCCGCTCGGGCTCGAACTGACCCCAGTAGAAGGGCAGCGTTGCGGTGTCGAACAGCGCGAGCCAGTCGTTCGCGAGCGCCGTCAGGTCGGCCTCGCCGTTCGCGTGGGGCACGAGCTCGAAGCCGATGTTGCCGAAGCCGAACGCGTGCCGCACCTGCTCGACGACGACGTCCCGATGGGCGAGCGGCGCGCCCGTGGCGTCGGTGAGCGCGACGACGACGGATCCGACGCGCGGGTTCACGAGCGCTCCGCCGCGCGCGTCGAGTCGCGCACGACGAGCTCGGTGGGCATGCGGATGTGCTCGCTGGGCCCGCCGCCCAGCATCGACAGCAGCAGGTGCACGGCCGAGGCGCCCATCTCGAGGAGCGGCTGCCGGATGGTCGTGAGGCCCGGCCTGCCGGCCGCGGCGGTGGGCAGGTCGTCGAAGCCGACGACGGACAGGTCGTCGGGCACGCGCAGCCCGCGCGCCGTCGCGACGCGGACGACCTCCAGGGCGGTGACGTCGTTGGCGGCGAAGACCGCGGTCGGGCGGTCGTCGCGGCTCAGCATCGCGTCGGCGGCCGCGGTCGCCATCGCGGCCCGGTACCCGCCGTCCAGGATCAGGCCCTCGTCGACAGGGATGCCCGCCGCCGCGAGCGCGTCGCGGTAGCCGGCCTCGCGCTGCTGCGCGGAGACGAGGTCCGTGCGGCCCCGCAGGTGTGCGATCCGCCGATGGCCGAGCGCGATGAGATGCTCGGTGGCCGTCCGCGCGCCGCCGACGTTGTCGGTGTCGATGACCGCGGGACCCGTCGGACCCGTGTGCGGGTCGAGCGCGACGACGGGCACCGAGGCGTCGTCGATCGCGACCGTGGGGGTCACGATGATCGCGCCGTCGACGAGCGTGCCGCCGAGCCTCGAGAGCGAGCGCCGCTCCCAGCCCGCGTGCTCGCCGAGTGAGACGCTGCCGGCATAGGCGAGGATGTCGTACGGCGTCTCCTGCAGGGCCGAGGAGATGCCCTCGAGCAGCTGCAGCGCGAACGGCTCGAACTCCGCGACGAGGACGCCGATCACCTGCGTGCGCTGCTTGCGCATGGACGACGCGATCAGCGAGGTCTCGTAGCCGAGCTGGTCGACGATCCCCAGCACGCGAGCGCTCGTCGCGGCCGCGATCCCGTCCCGTCCGTTGACCACCTTCGAGACCGTGGCGACCGAGACGCCGGCCGCGATCGCGACGTCCTTGATCGTGACGCGCCGAGACGGCGTCTGCTCTCCGAGGATCACGCTCACTGTCTACTCCCCTTGCCGTGAACCCCGGGGAGGGCTCGCGGCGGTCGCGCAGCGGAGCCGGGCCTCCTCGCAGGGTGCTGTCAGCGTACCGCGTCGAAAACGTTATCGATAACGTTTGACGGAACCGGAAACAAATGTCATCGTGGTCTCCGACGCGCCTGGAGGACCCGACAACACCGTCGGGCGGGTCGTCCCTTACTCAACGAAGAGGAGAAACGCTCATGAGCGTTCGCAAGGCATGGGCCGCCGGCGCGGCTGCGGCCGCAGTCGTCACCCTGGCTTTGGCCGGCTGCACCACGAGCACGGCCCCGTCCGGTGGCGAGAGCAACGGCGGCGGCGAGGGCGAGCCCAGCGTTCTGACGATCTGGCAGAACTCGACCACCGGTCCGGGACAGGCTTACTGGCGTGAGGCGACCGCCGCCTACACGGAGGAGCACCCCGAGGTCACCTTCAAGATCGAGGACATCCAGAACGAGCAGATGGACGGCAAGCTGCAGACCGCCGTCCAGTCGAAGGAGATGCCCGACATCTTCATGGCGCGCGGCGGCGGCAAGCTGGCCGACGTGGTGAAGGCGGGCATGGTGAAGGACCTCACCGACCTCGTCAGCGACGACGTCAAGGCCGACTACGGCGACGCCCCGTTCGCCGCGTTCTCGGTCGAGGGCAAGATCTACGGAGTCCCCACCGCGGTGCTTCCCGGCGGTGTCTTCTACAGCAAGGACCTGTTCGAGCAGGCCGGCATCACCGAGACGCCCACGACGATCGACGAGCTCAACGAAGCCGTCGACAAGCTCAAGGAAGCCGGCATCGACCCGATCGCCGTGGGCGCGAAGGATGCATGGCCCGCCGCGCACTGGTACTACTGGTTCGCCCTGCGCTCCTGCAGCGAGGACACGCTGCTCAACATCGCCACGACCAAGGACTTCAGCGACCCGTGCTGGCTGGAGGCCGCCGAGCAGCTCGAGGAGTTCATCGGCACCGAGCCCTTCAACCAGGGCTTCCTGACGACGCCGGCGCAGAGCGTCGCGAACTCGTCGGCCGGCCTCATCGCCAACCACAAGGCCGCCATGGAGGTCATGGGCGGCTGGAACGTGGGCGTGATCGCCGATCTGACACCGGACAAGAAGCCGCTGCCCGACCTGGGCTGGTTCCCCTTCCCGGCCGTGGAGGGCGGCGAGGGCGACCCGGCCGCGATGATGGGCGGCGTCGACGGATTCTCCTGCTCGGTCGACTCGCCGTCGTCCTGCGAGGACTTCCTGAACTTCATCGCGTCGCCCGAGTGGCAGGACAAGTACGCGAAGGCGTACTCCGCCGTCCCGGCCTCCACCGAGGCGCAGAAGGCCGTGAAGGGTGAGGTCGAGAACACCTTCCTCGCGGCATACCAGGAGTCGCCGTACATGGCCATGTGGCTCGACACGCTGCTCGGTCAGAACGTCGGCACCGCCCTCAACGACGGCGTCGTGAAGATGTTCGCCGGTGACGGCTCCGCTCAGGCCGTGATCGACGACGTCGCCAAGGCCGCCGAGCGCGACTGACAACTCGTGTTCCGGGTCGGCCCGCGAGAGCGGGCCGACCCGGACACGACGTCCCGAACCACGACTCAAGGACGGGTTTCACAGAACATGAGCACGACTCAGACCGCTCCCGCGGCGGGGAGGACGGCCTCGACCTCGGCCCCGGTCGCGCGAGGCGAGGCGTCGGGCCCGCCGGCGCGCCGCCGACGCACGGACTGGCGCAAGAGGGGTGAGATCGCTCTCCTCTCCGGACCGGCGATCCTCCTCTTCGTCGCCTTCGTCATCTTCCCCGTCTTCCTCGGCGCCTTCTACAGCTTCTTCAAGTGGGACGGTGTGGGCGCGCTCGAATGGAACGGGCTGCAGAACTACCTGTGGATCCTCGAGGACCCCGAGTTCCGCGACGCTGTCGGCCACAACTTCGGCGTCGTCATCGCCTCGATCCTCCTGCAGGGCCCGCTCGCGATCCTGTTCGCGCTGGTCATGAATCAGAAGATCAAGGGTCGCTCCTTCATCCGCATCATGATCTTCGTCCCCTACGTGATCAGCGAGGTCGTGGTGGGTCTTGCGTGGAGCATGCTCATGCAAGACACGGGTGCCATCAACCAGCTGTTCGGGCTCGACATCTCCTGGCTGTCCGACCCCAGCATCGCCTTCTGGTCCCTGATGATCATCATCACCTGGAAGTACATCGGCTTCGCGGTGATCCTCATGCTCGCGGGCATGCAGTCGATCCCGGAGGAGCTCTACGAGGCGGCGGCTATCGACGGTGCGAGCTTCTGGAAGATGCAGTGGAGCATCACGCTTCCGCTGCTGGGACCCACCATCCGGATCTGGGCCTTCCTGTCGATCATCGGCTCACTGCAGCTGTTCGACCTCGTTTTCATCGTCTGGGGCCGCATCGCGCCGAGCGCGGGCGTGCACACGATGGCGTTCTACATGTACACCGAGGGTCACCTTTCGGGGGAGTACGGGTTCGGCTCGGCCGTGGCGGTGCTTCTGTTCCTCATCTCCCTCACCGTCGGTCTCATCTATCAGCGCTTCGTGCTGCGTCGCGACATCGCCGGCGCGCTGACCGACGGCCCCGGAAAGGACGAGAAGTGAGCCTGAATACCTCCGTCGCCATCACCCCGGTGAACAAGCGCACGCTCAAGCCCAAGGAGCACGTCAAGTGGGGCAGCCCCGGCGTCTACCTCGCGGCGATCGTCCTCGTCACGATCTGCATCACGCCGGTGCTCTACGTCATCATCGGCGGCTTCCGAGACAACGCGCAGTTCACGACCGACCCCGCGGGTTTCCCCAACCCGTGGAACCCGGACAACTACATCAACGTCCTCACCGGATCGAACTTCTGGCCCGCGCTCATCAACTCGCTCATCGTCGGCCTCGGCACGGCACTCGGCACGGTCGCCCTCGGCCTGATGGCCAGCTACGTGATGGCGCGCTACAACTTCACCGGCAAGGCCCAGATGTACTCGCTGTTCGCGGCCGGCCTGATGTTCCCCATCACCGTGGCGATCACGCCGCTGTACATCATGGTGCGCTCGCTCGGACTGGTGAACACCCACCTCGGTCTGATCCTGCCTCAGATCGCCTTCGCCCTGCCGACGACCATCATCATCCTCGTGCCCTTCCTGAAGGCGATCCCGATGGAGCTCGAGGAGGCCGCGGCGATCGACGGCACGGGGCGCCTCGGGTTCTTCTTCCGCATGGTGCTGCCGCTCAGTCTGCCCGGAGTGGTCACCACGGGCATCCTGGCGTTCGTCGGCTCGTGGAACGGGTACCTGCTGCCGCTGTTCCTGCTCGGATCGGACAAGTACACGCTGCCCCTCGCCGTGCAGAATGCGGCGACGTCGCAATACGCGTCCGACGCGGCGATGATCCTGGCGTACACGTCGCTGTCGATGCTGCCCGCACTGATCTTCTTCAGCCTCTTCGAGCGCCGCATCGTGGGCGGGCTCACGGGCGCCGTCAAGGGCTGAGCCGCACCGCTCGGTCCGCACCACCCCCTTCTTTTGGAGACATCCATGTCCCTTGACACCCCTGTCCGCAGCGCCGCGCCCGCGTTCCCCGAGGCCTCCGAGCGCGTGCGCGCGCTGCTGGCCGAGATGACGCTCGAGGAGAAGGCCGCGCAGATCGTCGGCTACTGGCTCGACCAGGGCGGCGAGGTCGTCGCCCCGATGGCGGACGAGATGGGCACGGCGAAGGACGGCCGCACGCTCGCCGACATCACGAAGGACGGCCTCGGCCAGTACACCCGCGTGTACGGCACGCGCCCGGTCGAGCCGGCGGAGCGCGCGGCCTGGCTGTGGAACGAGCAGCGCCGTCTCAAGCGCGAGACGCGTCTCGGCATCCCCGCGCTCGTGCACGAGGAGTGCCTGACCGGCCTCGCGGCCTGGAAGGCGGCGACCTTCCCCACGCCGCTGGCCTGGGGCGCGTCGTTCGATCCGGAGCTCGTGGCGGAGATGGGCGCGCTGATCGGCGAGTCGATGCGCGACCTCGGCATCCACCAGGGCCTCGCGCCCGTGCTCGACGTGATCCGCGACCCCCGTTGGGGTCGGGTCGACGAGTGCATCGGGGAGGATCCGTACCTCGTCGGCACGGTCGGCACGGCGTACGTCCAGGGCCTGCAGTCGACCGGCGTGCACGCCACGCTCAAGCACTTCCTCGGCTACTCGAACTCGCGCGCAGGCCGCAACCACGCGCCGGTTCACGCGGGGCCCCGCGAGGTCGCGGACGTGTTCCTGCCGCCGTTCGAGATGGCGATCCGCGACGGTGGCGTGAAGAGCGTCATGAACAGCTACGCCGAGATCGACGGCGTTCCCGTGGCGTCCAACGCCGACCTGCTGACGACGCTGCTGCGCGAGAAGCTCGGCTTCGACGGCGTCGTGGTCGCGGACTACTTCGCGATCGCCTTCCTCGAGGTCATGCACGCGGTGGCCGCCGACCGCGGTGAGGCCGCCGAGCAGGCGCTCACGGCGGGCATCGACGTCGAGCTGCCCTCGGGCGACGCCTACCTCGCACCTCTCGTGGAGCGCGTGCGCTCGGGACAGCTGGACGAGGTCTACCTCGATCGCGCGGTGATCCGCGCCCTCACGCAGAAGGAGGAGCTCGGTCTGCTCGAGCCCGGCGCCTTCGAGGACGAGGCGCCCGCCGAGATCGATCTCGACAGCGCCCGTCACCGCGCCGTCGCGCTGCGCCTGGCCGAGGAGTCGGTCGTGCTGCTGGCCAACGACGGCGCGCTGCCGCTCGCGGCGGACGCGCGGCGCGTGGCCGTGATCGGCCCCAACGCCGATCGTGCCGCCGCGCTGCAGGGCTGCTACTCCTTCGCGAACCACGTGCTCGCCCACCACCCGGATCACGAGATCGGCTTCGAGATCCCGACCGTGCGCGAGGCGCTCGCCGCCGCCCTGCCGGAGGCCGAGATCGTCTTCGCCGCGGGCGCCGAGGTGGAGGGGGACGACCGTTCGGGCTTCGCGGAGGCCGTGTCGGCCGCGCAGGGGGCGGACGTCGCCGTCGTCGTGGTCGGAGACCAGGCGGGCCTGTTCGGCCGCGGCACGGTGGGCGAGGGCAACGACGTCGAGTCGCTCGACCTGCCCGGCGTGCAGCGCGAGCTGGTCGAGGCGGTGGTCGCGACCGGCACCCCGGTCGTGCTCGTGCTGCTCACCGGTCGGCCGTACGCGGTCTCGTGGGCGCTCGACGGCGACCAGCCGCGTCCCGCAGCCGTGCTGCAGGCGTTCTTCCCTGGGGAGGAGGGCGGTCCCGCGATCGCCAACGTGATCACGGGCCGCACCGCGCCCTCGGGCCGCCTGCCGATCAGCCTGCCGCGCTCGTCGGGCTCGTCGCCGTACAGCTATCTGCACCCGGTGCTCGGCGGTCCTTCCGACGTGACGTCGACCGACTCGACCCCGCTGCGCCCCTTCGGCTTCGGCCTGACCTACACGTCGTTCGCGTACGCCGACCTCGAGGTCGCCGCCGCCGCGCCGACGGACGGCCGATTCGAGGCCGCCGTGACGGTGACGAACACGGGCGACGTGGCCGCGACGGACGTCGTGCAGCTGTACGCCCGGGACGTGGTCGGCTCGGTCACGCGCCCGGTCGCCCAGCTGCTGGGCTACGCCCGCGTGGCGCTGGAGCCCGGCCAGTCGCGCCGCGTCGTGTTCGACGTGCCGACCCAGCGCCTGTCGTTCACCGACCGAAGCCTCACCCGCATCGTCGAGCCCGGCGAGGTCGAGGTGTGGGTGGGCTCGCACGCCGAGGCGTCCGCGAAGGCCGCGAGCCCCGAGGAGACGACGGGCGGCGTCATCTCGAACGAGAAGGCGCGCGGCACGCGTGTGATCCCCGGCGACGCGACGCCCCGCGCGGTGCTCGTTCTCACGGGCGACGTGCACGCGGTGACGCCCGACGATGCCCGCATCGTCGCGGTCCGCGTCGACTGAGGGCAGCGATCCCGTGGTCTCCGTCGCGAACCCGATCCTGCCCGGGTGCCACCCGGATCCGTCCGTCTGCCGGGCGGGGGACTGGTACTACCTGGTCACGTCGACCTTCGAGTACCTCCCCGGCCTGCCGGTCATGCGCTCGCGCGACCTCGTGCGGTGGGAGACCATCGGTCACGTCGTGGATCGCGCGGACATGCTGGACTACGCGGGCATCGCCTCGTCGGGCGGGCTCTACGCCCCGACGATCCGGCACCATGACGGGCTGTTCTGGGTCGTCTGCACGCTCGTCGACCAGAACGACGACACCCGCGGAGGCAACTTCCTCGTCACGGCGACGGATCCGGCCGGTCCCTGGAGCGACCCGGTGTGGCTGGACGTCGACGGCATCGACCCGTCGCTGCTGATCGACGACGACGGCCGCGTCTGGCTGCACGGCACGCGACTGGCGCCGGACCCCGAGCACTTCCACCAGACGGAGGTCTGGGTGCGCGAGTACTCGCCCGCAGAGCGCGCCCTGATCGGGCCGGAGCACATCGTCTGGAACGGCGCCGTGCGCGGTGCCGTATGGGCCGAGGGCCCGCACCTGTATCGCATCGGAGCGCAGTACTACCTGCTGGCGGCCGAGGGCGGCACCGAGTACCACCACGCCGTGAGCGTCGCGCGGGCCGACGCCGTCACGGGCCCGTACGAGGGGAACCGCGCCAACCCGGTGTTCACGCACCGCCACCTGGGACGGGGCGCGGGCGTCATCGGGGCCGGCCACGCCGATTTGGTGCAGGCGCCGGACGGCTCGTGGCAGGCGGTCATGCTCGCGATGCGCGCCGCGGACGGCCACCACTATCCGCTGGGGCGCGAGACGTTCCTCTGCCCCGTGACCTGGGAGGACGGCTGGCCGGTCTTCGCGCCGGGCGCTGGGCTGCTGCCCCGGCAGGCCGACGTGCCGTGGGCGAGCGAGGAGCCGCCGGCTGGAAGCTGGCAGCCGGATGACCGGACGGCGGGCGTCGTCGCGCCGCGCGATGCCCGCTGGACGTCCCTGCGCGCCCTGCCGGGCGACGTCACCGAGGCGAAGGGCGACGCCCTCGTCCTGCCTGTGCGCGCCGAGACGCTGGCGGATGCCGGCACGGTCGCGTTCGCCGGTGTGCGGCAGCAGCACGCGGACGTCGACGCGGCGGCGCAGCTCGCGCTCTCGGAACTCGCGGACGGCGAGAGCGCCGGGTTCGTCGTCCGCCAGTCGGAGGGCGACCATGCCACGGTCACCGTGACGCGACGCGGCGAGGAGTTCGCCGTGGTCGCGACGCACCGCCGGGGCGGGGAGGAGCGGGTGCTCGGCGCAGCCGTGACCGGTCCCGCCGCGCGGCTCGGCGTGCGTGTGCGCGGCCACGAGTGCGCGCTGCTCGCCGACGACGCCACGCTGGGTGTCGTGGACACGCGGCAGCTGTCGTCGATCGCCACGGGCGGCTTCCTCGGACTGTGGCTCGGGGTGTTCGCGACCAGCCATGGCGCAGCGCCCATGGGCCGTGCG
The Microbacterium sp. JZ31 genome window above contains:
- a CDS encoding glycoside hydrolase family 43 protein; the protein is MVSVANPILPGCHPDPSVCRAGDWYYLVTSTFEYLPGLPVMRSRDLVRWETIGHVVDRADMLDYAGIASSGGLYAPTIRHHDGLFWVVCTLVDQNDDTRGGNFLVTATDPAGPWSDPVWLDVDGIDPSLLIDDDGRVWLHGTRLAPDPEHFHQTEVWVREYSPAERALIGPEHIVWNGAVRGAVWAEGPHLYRIGAQYYLLAAEGGTEYHHAVSVARADAVTGPYEGNRANPVFTHRHLGRGAGVIGAGHADLVQAPDGSWQAVMLAMRAADGHHYPLGRETFLCPVTWEDGWPVFAPGAGLLPRQADVPWASEEPPAGSWQPDDRTAGVVAPRDARWTSLRALPGDVTEAKGDALVLPVRAETLADAGTVAFAGVRQQHADVDAAAQLALSELADGESAGFVVRQSEGDHATVTVTRRGEEFAVVATHRRGGEERVLGAAVTGPAARLGVRVRGHECALLADDATLGVVDTRQLSSIATGGFLGLWLGVFATSHGAAPMGRAAVESFTYAPA